From a single Larimichthys crocea isolate SSNF chromosome XIII, L_crocea_2.0, whole genome shotgun sequence genomic region:
- the smg5 gene encoding nonsense-mediated mRNA decay factor SMG5, whose translation MSGPGQDSEPEAKVLLIKRLYRAVVESVHKLDAIIGSKASYREVFKPENISLRNKLRELCVKLMFLHPVDYGRKAEELLWRKVYYEVIQVIKTNKKHIHSRSALECAYRTHLIAGVGFYQHLLLYIQSHYQLELQDCIDWTHVTDPLIGRKKPVSATPKEMEWAQMACHRCLVYLGDLARYQNELAGVEAEQLAERFYHQALSVMPHVGMPFNQLGTLAGSKFYNVEATYYYLRCIQSDAPFEGAYGNLKRLFDKAAKMYHQVKKQEMKKLSPSRQRSKDIKRLLVSFMYLQSLLQPKNSLMETELTSLCQSVLEDFNLVLFYLPPPTHGGAHHSPSEEEEEQQQQHADSSCPVLPDTLVFKMVVTCLMVVHSLKRGGSKQYSASIAFTLALFSHLVNHVNIRLQAELEEAETQVPPLHTDAPDDPEMRDLSAPPTDRPDEKPLQNGSLEQEDEEEEKDEDGSERVGTKKQSSVEEQRKLEEEKQRQKKKYTRLSRLRRRRCARKDTRGEDESDLSEGFESEDDEDDDEERRGHADPTSGVTAGTPPNPPPIRKESKRDHLGEEGSWGSGSEEEEEEEEGGTAFDVETDSDMNSQESRSDLEDIEDTENSDNLEGQAREHQDEEEDEDHPKEEGGDRDGDTPPTTNGPLNPSDSSISSNLQAMSSQLFQAKRCFRLAPTFSNMLLRPQASSSSGIPTPTDASAPPSQETPPPPGDSPCEMNPGTANGTNENDLDSDSEGSQHSTQSVHSEKTLLEKLEILTNQGLIQVVKVFIDWLRTNTDIILMCAQSSQSLWNRLSVLLNLLPDGSKMLEAELGLNAEVTELLNECEQPGLVQSLLLPEDLALRHLPALNVAHRRLDFTRRNPSLSPLQECVVRVCCIRSFGHFLTNLQGNVLHFNPEAGIFTSISQSEQDNLVQQAKAQFRMAEEEARRNRLMRDMAQLRLQLEVSQLEGSLQQPKAQSSMSPYLVPDTAALCQHLNLIRQLAGSGCFIIIIPRTVIDGLDRLKKEIAGARDGIRFLESEFRKGNRYIRCQKESGRSFERDKLKRQDIEAWHLYKMVDSCRQLTVSQSNGDEDTAGMVTILTGHQVEELCTRSSAMKAAIQAAGSAGMELKNITEFYRQWKEIG comes from the exons ATGAGCGGACCGGGGCAGGACAGCGAGCCGGAGGCGAAGGTGCTCCTCATCAAGCGGCTTTACAG GGCTGTGGTGGAGTCTGTGCACAAGCTGGATGCCATCATCGGCAGCAAAGCGTCCTACAGAGAGGTCTTCAAGCCGGAGAACATCAGCCTTCGCAACAA GCTGCGGGAGCTTTGTGTGAAGCTGATGTTCCTCCACCCTGTCGACTACGGCCGTAAGGCTGAGGAGCTGCTCTGGAGGAAGGTCTACTACGAAGTCATCCAGGTTATCAAGACCAACAAGAAG CACATCCACAGTCGCAGCGCGCTGGAGTGTGCCTACCGTACACATCTGATCGCAGGCGTGGGCTTCTACCAGCACCTGCTGCTCTACATCCAGTCACACTACCAGCTGGAGCTACAGGACTGCATCGACTGGACCCACGTCACGGACCCACTGATCG GCCGAAAGAAACCAGTGTCAGCCACCCCCAAGGAGATGGAGTGGGCACAGATGGCCTGTCATCGCTGTCTGGTCTACCTTGGAGATCTAG cccGTTATCAGAACGAACTTGCAGGGGTGGAGGCCGAGCAGCTGGCAGAAAGGTTTTACCATCAGGCCTTGTCTGTCATGCCACACGTAG GAATGCCTTTTAACCAACTGGGCACACTGGCTGGGAGCAAGTTCTACAACGTCGAAGCGACCTACTACTACCTACGCTG CATCCAATCGGACGCCCCCTTCGAGGGCGCATACGGCAACCTGAAGCGCCTGTTTGATAAAGCCGCCAAGATGTACCACCAGGTCAAGAAGCAGGAAATGAAGAAGCTGTCTCCGTCTCGACAAAG ATCAAAAGACATTAAGCGCCTCCTGGTGAGCTTCATGTACCTTCAGAGTCTGCTGCAGCCCAAGAACAG cCTAATGGAGACGGAGCTGACGTCGCTCTGTCAGTCGGTGCTCGAGGACTTCAACCTGGTGCTGTTTTACCTCCCGCCGCCGACGCACGGCGGCGCTCACCACTCCCCCagcgaggaagaagaggagcagcagcagcagcatgccgACAGCTCGTGCCCCGTGCTGCCCGACACCCTCGTCTTCAAGATGGTGGTCACTTGTCTGATGGTGGTGCACAGCCTTAAGAGAGGAG GATCGAAGCAGTACAGCGCGTCCATAGCTTTTACTCTGGCGCTGTTCTCCCATCTGGTGAACCACGTCAACATCCGGCTGCAGGCTGAGCTGGAGGAAGCGGAGACCCAGGTGCCTCCACTTCACACTGACGCCCCAG ATGACCCAGAGATGAGAGATTTGTCAGCTCCACCGACCGACCGCCCCGACGAGAAGCCTCTGCAGAATGGCTCCCTGGAgcaagaagacgaggaggaggagaaggacgaAGACGGCAGCGAAAGGGTCGGCACAAAAAAGCAAAGCAGCGTGGAAGAACAGCGCAAGTtggaagaagagaaacagagacagaagaagaagtacacCCGCCTCTCCAGACTCCGCAGACGCCGCTGTGCCCGCAAGGACACCCGCGGGGAGGACGAAAGCGACCTGAGCGAAGGATTCGAGAGCGAGGACGACGAAGACGACGACGAAGAGAGGAGGGGTCACGCTGATCCGACAAGCGGCGTCACGGCGGGTACCCCGCCCAATCCTCCACCTATCAGGAAGGAGTCCAAGAGAGATCACCTGGGTGAGGAGGGCAGCTGGGGGAGTGgctcagaggaagaggaggaggaggaagaaggagggacGGCGTTTGACGTAGAGACCGACTCGGACATGAACAGCCAGGAGTCTCGCTCAGACCTGGAAGACATCGAGGACACGGAAAACTCTGACAACTTGGAGGGTCAGGCGCGGGAACACCAGGACGAAGAAGAGGACGAAGACCACCCTAAAGAAGAAGGAGGCGACAGAGACGGCGACACACCTCCGACCACTAACGGGCCTCTCAATCCCAGCGACTCCAGCATCAGCAGCAACCTCCAGGCGATGTCCTCGCAACTCTTCCAGGCAAAGCGCTGCTTCCGCCTCGCGCCGACCTTCAGCAACATGTTACTGAGGCCTCAGGCCTCATCTTCTTCGGGGATTCCCACCCCTACTGAcgcctctgctcctccttccCAAGAGACGCCCCCTCCTCCTGGGGATTCACCCTGTGAAATGAACCCTGGCACCGCCAACGGAACCAACGAAAACG ACTTGGACTCCGATTCCGAAGGCAGCCAACACAGTACTCAATCAGTACACAGTGAGAAAACCCTCTTAGAGAAGCTGGAGATCCTGACCAATCAGGGGTTGATCCAGGTGGTGAAGGTCTTTATCGACTGGCTAAGGACAAACACCGACATTATTCTCATGTGTGCACAG agttCTCAAAGCCTGTGGAACCGACTCTCTGTGCTGCTCAACCTGCTACCAGACGGTAGCAAGATGCTCGAGGCTG AGCTCGGCCTGAACGCGGAGGTGACGGAGCTGTTAAATGAGTGCGAGCAGCCCGGTTTGGTCCAGAGTCTGCTGCTGCCTGAGGATTTGGCTCTGCGGCACCTGCCCGCTCTCAACGTAGCTCACCGACGCCTTGATTTTACTCGCCGCAACCCTTCCCTCAGTCCACTACAGGag TGCGTCGTGCGAGTCTGCTGCATTCGCAGTTTTGGCCACTTCCTAACAAATCTCCAGGGCAACGTGCTGCACTTCAACCCGGAGGCGGGAATCTTCACCAGCATCAGCCAGTCCGAGCAGGACAATCTGGTCCAGCAGGCCAAGGCCCAGTTCCGAATG GCTGAAGAGGAAGCTCGTCGAAACCGCTTAATGAGGGATATGGCTCAGCTCCGACTACAG TTGGAGGTGTCGCAGCTAGAGGGCAGCCTTCAGCAGCCTAAGGCTCAGTCATCCATGTCTCCCTACCTGGTGCCAgacacagctgctctctgccaACATCTGAACCTCATCCGGCAGCTGGCCGGCAGCGGCTGCTTCATCATTATCATCCCACGGACAG TGATCGATGGACTCGACAGGTTGAAGAAGGAAATTGCCGGTGCGAGGGATGGCATTCGCTTCCTGGAGTCTGAGTTTCGCAAAGGCAACAG GTACATCCGCTGCCAGAAAGAGTCGGGTCGAAGTTTTGAAAGAGATAAGCTGAAACGTCAGGACATCGAAGCCTG GCATTTATACAAGATGGTGGACAGTTGTCGTCAGCTAACCGTCTCCCAGAGCAACGGAGATGAAGACACGGCCGGCATGGTGACCATTCTCACCGGCCATCAGGTGGAAGAGCTTTGCACTCGGTCATCAGCGATGAAG GCGGCGATTCAGGCGGCGGGCTCCGCGGGCATGGAGCTGAAGAACATCACGGAGTTCTACCGGCAGTGGAAGGAGATCGGCTGA